In Xyrauchen texanus isolate HMW12.3.18 chromosome 23, RBS_HiC_50CHRs, whole genome shotgun sequence, a genomic segment contains:
- the LOC127663346 gene encoding complexin-1, with translation MDFVMKQALGGATKDMGKMLGGEEEKDPDAERKEEERQEALRQQEEERKAKYAKMEAERESVRQGIRDKYGIKKKEEKEAEAQAAMEQASEGSLTRPKKAIPAGCGNEEEEEESIMDTVMKFLPGPLQDMFNKK, from the exons GGGCGACCAAAGACATGGGGAAAATGCTGGGTGGTGAGGAGGAAAAGGACCCTGATGCAGAGAGGAAGGAGGAAGAAAGACAGGAAGCCCTCAGGCAACAGGAGGAAGAGAGAAAGGCGAAGTACGCAAAAATGGAGGCGGAGAGGGAATCAGTTCGACAGGGCATCAGGGACAAG tATGGCATAAAGAAGAAGGAAGAGAAAGAGGCAGAGGCACAGGCAGCCATGGAGCAGGCGTCCGAAGGGAGTTTGACCCGTCCTAAGAAAGCAATCCCTGCCGGCTGTGGTaatgaagaagaggaagaggagagcaTCATGGATACAGTAATGAAGTTCCTTCCAGGCCCACTTCAAGATATGTTCAATAAAAAGTAA